One genomic window of Pseudomonas aeruginosa includes the following:
- the retS gene encoding hybrid sensor histidine kinase/response regulator RetS has translation MVRLRIAIGLLVSFLLLLLGPMSPAVADDAGVSSVPLQTTATTPSVNQNWRLLRDESAQLRIADVLQRKEQFRPLAKRSFIFPASPQAVWLQVQLPAQKVPSWLWIFAPRVQYLDYYLVQDGQLVRDQHTGESRPFQERPLPSRSYLFSLPVDGKPMTLYVRMTSNHPLMAWFDQIDEAGLVGLEKPAYAFGMLLGGMLLLLMYNLIRFAYSRSASSLWLAAVHAALAVCAAANLGLVAFWLPGLKFNQSLTADLGALGAAVSLLWFACSFFRGTAESRLNRLLQGEALLILAVGAIIAFTQQLWFSWLIYLLVILSSLSVPLIAAWHWYRGYQPARLIVAGMIVFNAGFMVFLPVLFGTKQLDPGWLVLGVFSFATLAGLVLSVSLTERQRLIQQLNLQQRTSEAAHTAELQTKAEFLAKISHEIRTPMNGVLGMTELLLGTPLSAKQRDYVQTIHSAGNELLTLINEILDISKLESGQIELDEVQFDLNALIEDCLDIFRVKAEQQRIELISFTQPQVPRVIGGDPTRLRQVVLSLLDNAFKQTEEGEILLVVALDDQGETPRLRIAVQDSGHPFDAKEREALLTAELHSGDFLSASKLGSHLGLIIARQLVRLMGGEFGIQSGSSQGTTLSLTLPLDPQQLENPTADLDGPLQGARLLVVDDNETCRKVLVQQCSGWGLNVSAVSSGKEALAQLRTKAHLREYFDVVLLDQDMPGMTGMQLAAKIKEDPNLNHDILLIMLTGISNAPSKIIARNAGIKRILAKPVAGYTLKATLADELAQRGVSGVTNYLQPAKEAQAPSLPSDFRILVAEDNSISTKVIRGMLNKLNLQPDTASNGQEALSAMKATQYDLVLMDCEMPVLDGFSATEQLRAWEAHEQRPHTPVVALTAHILSEHKERARLVGMDGHMAKPVELSQLRELIAYWVGERDRRRQGDALPS, from the coding sequence GTGGTACGGCTTCGGATCGCCATAGGACTACTCGTCAGCTTCCTGCTGCTTCTGCTCGGTCCGATGTCGCCGGCGGTCGCGGACGACGCCGGCGTTTCCAGCGTTCCCCTGCAAACCACCGCCACCACCCCCAGCGTCAACCAGAACTGGCGCCTGCTGCGCGACGAGAGCGCGCAACTGCGGATCGCCGACGTCCTCCAGCGCAAGGAGCAGTTCCGCCCGCTGGCCAAGCGCTCCTTCATCTTCCCCGCCAGCCCCCAGGCGGTCTGGCTGCAGGTCCAGCTTCCCGCGCAGAAGGTGCCGAGCTGGCTATGGATCTTCGCCCCGCGGGTGCAGTACCTGGACTACTACCTGGTGCAGGACGGCCAACTGGTGCGGGACCAGCACACCGGCGAGTCGCGACCGTTCCAGGAGCGCCCGCTGCCCTCGCGCTCCTACCTGTTCTCGCTGCCGGTCGACGGCAAGCCGATGACCCTGTACGTGCGGATGACCTCCAACCATCCGCTGATGGCCTGGTTCGACCAGATCGACGAAGCCGGCCTGGTCGGCCTGGAGAAGCCCGCCTACGCCTTCGGCATGCTGCTCGGCGGCATGCTCCTGCTGCTGATGTACAACCTGATCCGCTTCGCCTACTCGCGCAGCGCCAGCAGCCTGTGGCTGGCGGCGGTGCACGCGGCGCTGGCGGTCTGCGCCGCGGCGAACCTGGGGCTGGTGGCGTTCTGGCTGCCGGGACTCAAGTTCAACCAGTCGCTGACCGCCGACCTCGGCGCCCTCGGCGCCGCGGTGAGCCTGCTGTGGTTCGCCTGCAGCTTCTTCCGCGGCACTGCGGAAAGCCGCCTGAACCGCCTCCTGCAAGGCGAGGCGCTGTTGATCCTGGCGGTCGGCGCGATCATCGCCTTCACCCAGCAACTCTGGTTCAGCTGGCTGATCTACCTGCTGGTGATCCTCAGTTCGCTCAGCGTCCCGCTGATCGCGGCCTGGCACTGGTATCGCGGCTACCAGCCGGCGCGCCTGATCGTTGCCGGGATGATCGTGTTCAACGCCGGCTTCATGGTGTTCCTGCCGGTACTGTTCGGCACCAAGCAACTCGATCCGGGCTGGCTGGTGCTCGGCGTGTTCAGCTTCGCCACCCTCGCCGGGCTGGTCCTGAGCGTCTCGCTCACCGAACGCCAGCGGCTGATCCAGCAGCTCAACCTGCAACAGCGCACCAGCGAGGCGGCGCACACCGCGGAATTGCAGACCAAGGCCGAGTTCCTGGCCAAGATCAGCCACGAGATCCGCACGCCCATGAACGGCGTGCTGGGCATGACCGAACTGCTCCTCGGCACCCCGTTGTCGGCGAAGCAGCGCGACTACGTGCAGACCATCCACAGCGCCGGCAACGAGCTGCTCACGCTGATCAACGAGATCCTCGACATCTCCAAGCTGGAGTCCGGGCAGATCGAGCTGGACGAAGTGCAGTTCGACCTCAACGCGTTGATCGAGGACTGCCTGGATATCTTCCGGGTCAAGGCCGAGCAGCAGCGCATCGAGCTGATCAGCTTCACCCAGCCGCAGGTGCCGCGGGTCATCGGCGGCGATCCGACGCGCCTGCGCCAGGTGGTCCTGAGCCTGCTGGACAACGCGTTCAAGCAGACCGAGGAAGGCGAGATCCTGCTGGTGGTGGCCCTCGACGACCAGGGCGAGACGCCACGCCTGCGCATCGCCGTGCAGGACAGCGGCCACCCGTTCGACGCCAAGGAGCGCGAGGCGCTGCTCACCGCCGAGCTGCACAGCGGCGACTTCCTTTCCGCCAGCAAGCTCGGCAGCCACCTCGGCCTGATCATCGCCCGCCAACTGGTGCGGCTGATGGGCGGGGAGTTCGGCATCCAGTCCGGCAGCAGCCAGGGCACCACCCTGTCGCTGACCCTGCCGCTCGACCCGCAGCAGCTGGAGAACCCCACCGCCGACCTCGACGGCCCGCTGCAGGGCGCCCGGCTGCTGGTGGTGGACGACAACGAAACCTGCCGCAAGGTGCTGGTGCAGCAGTGCAGCGGCTGGGGCCTGAACGTCAGCGCGGTGTCGTCCGGCAAGGAGGCGCTGGCCCAGTTGCGCACCAAGGCGCACCTGCGCGAGTACTTCGACGTGGTCCTGCTCGACCAGGACATGCCCGGCATGACCGGCATGCAACTGGCGGCGAAGATCAAGGAAGACCCCAACCTCAACCACGACATCCTGCTGATCATGCTCACCGGGATCAGCAACGCGCCGAGCAAGATCATCGCCCGCAACGCCGGGATCAAGCGCATCCTGGCCAAGCCGGTGGCCGGCTACACGCTGAAGGCGACCCTCGCCGACGAACTCGCCCAGCGCGGCGTCAGCGGCGTCACCAACTACCTGCAACCGGCCAAGGAAGCGCAGGCGCCGAGCCTGCCGAGCGACTTCCGGATCCTCGTCGCCGAGGACAACAGCATCTCCACCAAGGTCATCCGCGGCATGTTGAACAAGCTCAACCTCCAGCCGGACACCGCCAGCAACGGCCAGGAGGCGCTCAGCGCGATGAAGGCGACCCAGTACGACCTGGTGCTGATGGACTGCGAGATGCCGGTTCTGGACGGCTTCTCCGCCACCGAGCAGCTCCGCGCCTGGGAAGCCCACGAACAGCGCCCGCATACCCCGGTGGTGGCGCTCACCGCGCACATCCTCAGCGAACACAAGGAACGCGCGCGGCTGGTCGGCATGGACGGGCACATGGCCAAGCCGGTGGAGCTGTCGCAATTGCGTGAGCTGATCGCCTACTGGGTCGGCGAACGCGATCGCCGCCGCCAGGGCGACGCCCTGCCCTCCTGA
- a CDS encoding MarC family protein — MHLLFSVYLKMLVLYSPFFVLSCFISLSRGFGPRDRKRMAWRVALAALIASVALYLFGRYIFILFGITADAFRIGAGSVLFISALGMAQGRAAVQSDNVQQDVTIVPLTIPLTVGPGTIGALLVMGVGQGWEAKLISLVAIFLACLTLGTTLYLSDRIERLLGDQGLQIVSRLMGLFVCALAAQIIVTGLKGSLFPG, encoded by the coding sequence ATGCATTTGCTGTTCAGCGTCTACCTGAAGATGCTGGTGCTCTATAGCCCCTTCTTCGTGCTGTCCTGCTTCATCAGCCTCAGCCGCGGCTTCGGCCCGCGCGACCGCAAGCGCATGGCCTGGCGGGTGGCCCTGGCGGCGCTGATCGCCAGCGTCGCGCTGTACCTGTTCGGCCGCTACATCTTCATCCTCTTCGGTATCACCGCCGACGCCTTCCGCATCGGCGCCGGCAGCGTGCTGTTCATCTCCGCGCTGGGCATGGCCCAGGGCCGCGCGGCGGTGCAGAGCGACAACGTGCAGCAGGACGTGACCATCGTCCCGCTGACCATTCCTCTCACCGTCGGCCCCGGCACCATCGGCGCGCTGCTGGTGATGGGCGTCGGCCAGGGCTGGGAGGCCAAGCTGATCTCCCTGGTGGCGATCTTCCTCGCCTGCCTGACCCTCGGCACCACGCTCTATCTTTCCGACCGCATCGAACGCCTGCTTGGCGACCAGGGGCTACAGATCGTCAGTCGCCTGATGGGCCTGTTCGTCTGCGCACTGGCGGCGCAGATCATCGTCACCGGCCTGAAGGGTTCGCTGTTCCCAGGCTGA